The Arachis hypogaea cultivar Tifrunner chromosome 14, arahy.Tifrunner.gnm2.J5K5, whole genome shotgun sequence genome has a segment encoding these proteins:
- the LOC112742305 gene encoding protein FAR1-RELATED SEQUENCE 5-like, translating to MVSSIIGVDLLYDSLMGQVGSMWAQEFYSNYAKKVRFITKIRNTNFDKTKNELRISINLSIHYNREGYRESRVKTVSRVKKITTARCRAMMYVMFDRQKVNWMVSKLELKHTHPCFSKQSVHYHEHIELTMHAKCVIEDNDEVGILLNKMYLALANEVGGSSNLSYSKKDVRNYITSNLRCAEENADVKEMLSYFLRMKDINPNLFYVVDIDAANKFRSTLWVDARCRASYKYYGDVVSFDTTYSRNKHGLLFTSFVGVNHQGKSTLLGCALLGNEKIRSFE from the exons atggtTAGTAGTATAATTGGTGTGGATCTACTCTATGATAGCCTGATGGGACAAGTTGGATCTATg TGGGCACAAGAATTCTATTCTAATTATGCAAAGAAAGTTAGGTTCATCACTAAGATTAGGAACACCAATTTTGACAAGACAAAAAATGAATTAAGGATATCCATTAACCTATCGATACATTATAATCGTGAAGGTTATCGGGAGTCTCGAGTGAAGACAGTATCTCGGGTAAAGAAAATAACAACCGCAAGATGCAGAGCAATGATGTACGTGATGTTTGATAGGCAGAAGGTTAATTGGATGGTGTCAAAATTAGAATTGAAGCATACTCATCCGTGTTTTTCTAAGCAATCTGTCCATTACCATGAACACATAGAACTAACCATGCATGCCAAGTGTGTGATTGAGGACAACGATGAAGTTGGTATACTGCTTAACAAGATGTATCTCGCACTGGCGAATGAAGTTGGTGGGTCGTCGAATTTGAGTTACTCAAaaaaggatgtgaggaattacattacaagTAATCTGCGTTGTGCTGAAGAAAACGCTGATGTTAAGGAAATGTTGAGCTATTTCTTGCGAATGAAAGATATCAACCCAAATTTATTTTATGTAGTAGATATCGACGCAGCTAACAAGTTTAGGAGTACgctctgggtagatgcaaggtgtAGGGCATCCTACAAATATTATGGAGATGTGGTGTCGTTTGATACAACATATAGTAGAAACAA GCATGGACTACTGTTTACATCTTTTGTTGGTGTCAACCATCAGGGGAAGTCCACTCTGCTTGGATGTGCTTTGTTGGGAAATGAGAAAATACGTAGCTTTGAGTAG
- the LOC112741682 gene encoding importin subunit alpha-2, protein MSLRPSERTEVRRNRYKVAVDADEGRRRREDNMVEIRKSKREESLLKKRREGLQAQQLLQQQQQFPTNVQASSIMEKKLESLPAMVAGVLSNDNSQQLEATTQFRKLLSIERSPPIEEVIQAGVVPRFVEFLHRDDFPQLQFEAAWALTNIASGTSENTKVVIDHGAVPIFVKLLGSPSDDVREQAVWALGNVAGDSPRCRDLVLSHGALIPLLAQLNEHAKLSMLRNATWTLSNFCRGKPQPPFEHVKPALPTLERLVFSNDEEVLTDACWALSYLSDGTNDKIQAVIEAGVCSRLVQLLLHPSPSVLIPALRTVGNIVTGDDIQTQAIINHGALPCLMSLLTHNHKKSIKKEACWTISNITAGNRDQIQAVIDAGLIAPLVNLLQNAEFDIKKEAAWAISNATSGGSHEQIKYLVSQGCIKPLCDLLVCPDPRIVTVCLEGLENILKVGESEKAMGNSGDVNLYAQMIDDAEGLEKIENLQSHDNNEIYEKAVKILETYWLEDEDETLPPGDVAQPGFSFGGNEVPVPSSGFNFS, encoded by the exons ATGTCTCTGAGGCCTAGTGAGAGGACGGAGGTTCGCCGGAACCGGTACAAGGTGGCGGTGGACGCCGATGAGGGTCGCCGGAGGAGGGAGGACAACATGGTGGAGATCCGAAAGAGTAAGCGCGAGGAGAGCCTCCTCAAGAAGCGCCGCGAGGGCCTCCAAGCTCAACAGCTCCTCCAGCAGCAGCAACAATTTCCAACCAATGTCCAAGCCTCATCCATCATGGAGAAAAAG TTGGAGAGTCTTCCTGCTATGGTCGCTGGGGTGTTGTCCAATGATAACAGCCAGCAACTGGAAGCTACCACACAATTTAGGAAGCTGCTCTCAATCG AGCGCAGCCCACCGATTGAGGAAGTTATCCAAGCTGGTGTTGTGCCACGGTTTGTTGAGTTTCTCCATAGGGACGATTTCCCCCAACTTCAG TTTGAGGCTGCATGGGCTCTCACAAACATAGCGTCTGGAACTTCTGAGAACACTAAGGTGGTAATTGATCACGGGGCAGTCCCAATATTTGTGAAGTTACTTGGTTCTCCAAGTGATGATGTTCGAGAACAG GCTGTTTGGGCTTTGGGAAATGTCGCTGGTGACTCTCCTAGGTGCCGTGATCTTGTTCTCAGCCATGGTGCTTTGATCCCACTATTAGCCCAGCTGAATGAGCATGCTAAACTTTCAATGCTGAGAAATGCCACATGGACTCTGTCAAACTTCTGCAGGGGGAAGCCACAGCCTCCATTTGAACAC GTGAAGCCAGCACTTCCAACTCTTGAGCGGTTGGTCTTTTCAAATGATGAAGAGGTTCTGACAGATGCATGCTGGGCACTTTCGTATCTTTCTGATGGAACAAATGACAAAATCCAAGCCGTTATTGAGGCAGGTGTATGTAGCAGGCTGGTGCAGCTTCTTTT gCACCCATCTCCTTCGGTGCTGATTCCTGCTCTTCGTACTGTGGGAAATATTGTGACAGGAGACGACATTCAAACTCAG GCTATTATCAATCATGGTGCACTCCCATGCCTTATGAGCCTGTTGACGCATAATCACAAAAAGAGCATCAAGAAAGAAGCTTGCTGGACTATTTCAAACATTACAGCTGGAAATAGAGATCAAATACAG GCTGTCATTGACGCTGGTCTGATTGCTCCCCTTGTCAATCTTCTTCAAAATGCTGAGTTTGACATTAAAAAAGAAGCTGCATGGGCAATCTCTAATGCTACATCTGGTGGTAGTCATGAGCAGATCAA GTATTTGGTTAGCCAAGGTTGCATTAAGCCTCTGTGTGATCTGCTTGTTTGTCCCGACCCAAGAATTGTCACTGTCTGTTTAGAAGGTCTGGAGAATATTCTAAAGGTCGGGGAATCTGAGAAGGCCATGGGTAACAGTGGAGATGTTAACTTGTATGCTCAGATGATTGATGATGCTGAAGGATTGGAGAAAATTGAAAACCTGCAGAGTCATGACAATAATGAAATATATGAGAAGGCTGTTAAAATTCTCGAAACATATTGGTTGGAGGATGAAGATGAGACACTACCTCCAGGCGACGTTGCTCAACCTGGTTTCAGTTTTGGTGGCAATGAGGTTCCAGTCCCATCTAGCGGATTCAACTTTAGTTGA